A region of Chloroflexota bacterium DNA encodes the following proteins:
- a CDS encoding DUF4242 domain-containing protein, with translation MVFHKGPEDVSQELVVEVAKKVERSLPPEVKWLNSWYVPSENRLICEWEAASEGAVRSALKDAMSLWPIEVVHEVVYVNPEWYK, from the coding sequence ATTGTCTTTCACAAGGGTCCGGAGGACGTTTCGCAAGAACTCGTGGTCGAGGTGGCGAAGAAGGTTGAGCGTTCACTGCCCCCAGAGGTGAAGTGGCTCAATAGTTGGTACGTGCCGAGCGAGAATCGGCTGATCTGTGAATGGGAGGCGGCGAGCGAAGGGGCGGTGCGTTCCGCCCTCAAAGACGCGATGTCGCTTTGGCCGATTGAGGTAGTACACGAGGTGGTGTACGTGAACCCGGAGTGGTACAAGTAG
- a CDS encoding SCP2 sterol-binding domain-containing protein — translation MAIFGSAEWLQAFHEAINASKSYEEAAKTWEGDFYFVVEPEASQTEPVYYYVDLWHGKSRRAFIVKDESEMQPEFVISAPPSVWRKVIEKKLDPIQGLVTRQLKLKGNMGKIMRAVKAAQELVNCTTKVPTEFPA, via the coding sequence ATGGCCATTTTTGGATCAGCCGAATGGTTGCAAGCCTTCCACGAGGCCATCAATGCCAGCAAGTCCTACGAAGAGGCGGCCAAGACCTGGGAGGGTGATTTCTACTTCGTCGTGGAACCCGAGGCATCCCAGACCGAGCCGGTCTACTATTACGTGGACCTCTGGCATGGCAAAAGCCGGAGAGCATTCATAGTCAAGGACGAATCCGAGATGCAGCCGGAATTCGTCATTTCTGCGCCGCCCAGCGTCTGGAGAAAGGTCATCGAGAAGAAACTGGATCCCATCCAGGGGCTCGTGACGCGGCAACTCAAACTGAAGGGTAACATGGGCAAGATCATGCGCGCCGTGAAGGCCGCCCAGGAACTGGTGAACTGCACCACCAAGGTGCCCACAGAGTTTCCTGCATAG